In a genomic window of Cuculus canorus isolate bCucCan1 chromosome Z, bCucCan1.pri, whole genome shotgun sequence:
- the LOC104068702 gene encoding programmed cell death 1 ligand 2 isoform X3, with the protein MFQILTMLLLETHLSMVSALFTVEVPQQQYVVEYGTNVTMECRFPVNGSLSLELLTVVWQQKRQGQSKSKEVYMLRNGKPFLQSQHHDYIGRTALLHSELKLGRAILQITSVKVTDGGSYLCLIEYQGVDYKYVTLEVKAFYRKINTQVIRKPAEDKFVFMCQSEGFPLAEVFWQNEEKLNLSGSANTTYTVTTDGLYNVTSLLTFKPSMSENYSCVFWNKELNGETSAHISTSASVSTQYSRQKSLILFVIPTCVTVAVLLSVLIIFQKRKSFKNGQPKKDRKRKLNPNLENEKSDMMNILFPD; encoded by the exons ATGTTCCAGATCCTCACAATGTTGTTGCTAGAAACGCACCTCTCCATGGTTTCAG CTTTATTTACAGTTGAAGTTCCTCAACAGCAATATGTTGTGGAGTATGGGACCAATGTGACCATGGAATGCAGATTCCCTGTGAACGGTTCATTAAGCCTAGAGCTCCTGACTGTTGTTTGGCAGCAAAAAAGGCAGGGGCAGTCCAAATCAAAGGAGGTTTACATGCTCCGAAATGGGAAGCCATTCCTTCAATCTCAACATCATGATTATATAGGAAGAACAGCACTTCTGCACAGTGAACTGAAATTAGGACGAGCTATCCTTCAGATCACCAGCGTGAAGGTCACAGATGGAGGTTCATACCTATGTCTAATTGAGTACCAAGGTGTGGACTACAAGTACGTGACTTTGGAGGTAAAAG CATtctacaggaaaataaacactCAAGTAATAAGAAAACCAGCTGAAGACAAGTTTGTTTTTATGTGCCAGTCAGAAGGCTTTCCTCTGGCAGAGGTTTTCTGGCAAAATGAGGAGAAACTCAACCTCAGTGGATCTGCAAATACCACCTACACAGTGACCACAGATGGCCTCTATAATGTCACTAGCTTACTGACATTCAAACCAAGTATGAGTGAGAACTACAGCTGTGTGTTCTGGAATAAAGAACTGAATGGAGAAACTTCAGCTCACATTTCCACTTCAG CTTCAGTGAGTACACAGTATAGCAGACAAAAATCCCTGATCTTATTTGTCATCCCCACATGTGTGACAGTAGCTGTCCTTCTATCTGTACTAATAatctttcaaaagagaaaatcattCAAGAATGGGCAACCCAAAAAAG acaggaaaagaaaattgaacCCTAACCTGGAAAATGAGAAGA GTGACATGATGAACATACTATTTCCAGACTGA
- the LOC104068702 gene encoding programmed cell death 1 ligand 2 isoform X5, whose product MFQILTMLLLETHLSMVSALFTVEVPQQQYVVEYGTNVTMECRFPVNGSLSLELLTVVWQQKRQGQSKSKEVYMLRNGKPFLQSQHHDYIGRTALLHSELKLGRAILQITSVKVTDGGSYLCLIEYQGVDYKYVTLEVKAFYRKINTQVIRKPAEDKFVFMCQSEGFPLAEVFWQNEEKLNLSGSANTTYTVTTDGLYNVTSLLTFKPSMSENYSCVFWNKELNGETSAHISTSASVSTQYSRQKSLILFVIPTCVTVAVLLSVLIIFQKRKSFKNGQPKKDRKRKLNPNLENEKNQ is encoded by the exons ATGTTCCAGATCCTCACAATGTTGTTGCTAGAAACGCACCTCTCCATGGTTTCAG CTTTATTTACAGTTGAAGTTCCTCAACAGCAATATGTTGTGGAGTATGGGACCAATGTGACCATGGAATGCAGATTCCCTGTGAACGGTTCATTAAGCCTAGAGCTCCTGACTGTTGTTTGGCAGCAAAAAAGGCAGGGGCAGTCCAAATCAAAGGAGGTTTACATGCTCCGAAATGGGAAGCCATTCCTTCAATCTCAACATCATGATTATATAGGAAGAACAGCACTTCTGCACAGTGAACTGAAATTAGGACGAGCTATCCTTCAGATCACCAGCGTGAAGGTCACAGATGGAGGTTCATACCTATGTCTAATTGAGTACCAAGGTGTGGACTACAAGTACGTGACTTTGGAGGTAAAAG CATtctacaggaaaataaacactCAAGTAATAAGAAAACCAGCTGAAGACAAGTTTGTTTTTATGTGCCAGTCAGAAGGCTTTCCTCTGGCAGAGGTTTTCTGGCAAAATGAGGAGAAACTCAACCTCAGTGGATCTGCAAATACCACCTACACAGTGACCACAGATGGCCTCTATAATGTCACTAGCTTACTGACATTCAAACCAAGTATGAGTGAGAACTACAGCTGTGTGTTCTGGAATAAAGAACTGAATGGAGAAACTTCAGCTCACATTTCCACTTCAG CTTCAGTGAGTACACAGTATAGCAGACAAAAATCCCTGATCTTATTTGTCATCCCCACATGTGTGACAGTAGCTGTCCTTCTATCTGTACTAATAatctttcaaaagagaaaatcattCAAGAATGGGCAACCCAAAAAAG acaggaaaagaaaattgaacCCTAACCTGGAAAATGAGAAGA ACCAGTAG
- the LOC104068702 gene encoding programmed cell death 1 ligand 2 isoform X1: MFQILTMLLLETHLSMVSALFTVEVPQQQYVVEYGTNVTMECRFPVNGSLSLELLTVVWQQKRQGQSKSKEVYMLRNGKPFLQSQHHDYIGRTALLHSELKLGRAILQITSVKVTDGGSYLCLIEYQGVDYKYVTLEVKAFYRKINTQVIRKPAEDKFVFMCQSEGFPLAEVFWQNEEKLNLSGSANTTYTVTTDGLYNVTSLLTFKPSMSENYSCVFWNKELNGETSAHISTSASVSTQYSRQKSLILFVIPTCVTVAVLLSVLIIFQKRKSFKNGQPKKDRKRKLNPNLENEKRDDFNSQTEALYLSTVTTSRDSESVAL, translated from the exons ATGTTCCAGATCCTCACAATGTTGTTGCTAGAAACGCACCTCTCCATGGTTTCAG CTTTATTTACAGTTGAAGTTCCTCAACAGCAATATGTTGTGGAGTATGGGACCAATGTGACCATGGAATGCAGATTCCCTGTGAACGGTTCATTAAGCCTAGAGCTCCTGACTGTTGTTTGGCAGCAAAAAAGGCAGGGGCAGTCCAAATCAAAGGAGGTTTACATGCTCCGAAATGGGAAGCCATTCCTTCAATCTCAACATCATGATTATATAGGAAGAACAGCACTTCTGCACAGTGAACTGAAATTAGGACGAGCTATCCTTCAGATCACCAGCGTGAAGGTCACAGATGGAGGTTCATACCTATGTCTAATTGAGTACCAAGGTGTGGACTACAAGTACGTGACTTTGGAGGTAAAAG CATtctacaggaaaataaacactCAAGTAATAAGAAAACCAGCTGAAGACAAGTTTGTTTTTATGTGCCAGTCAGAAGGCTTTCCTCTGGCAGAGGTTTTCTGGCAAAATGAGGAGAAACTCAACCTCAGTGGATCTGCAAATACCACCTACACAGTGACCACAGATGGCCTCTATAATGTCACTAGCTTACTGACATTCAAACCAAGTATGAGTGAGAACTACAGCTGTGTGTTCTGGAATAAAGAACTGAATGGAGAAACTTCAGCTCACATTTCCACTTCAG CTTCAGTGAGTACACAGTATAGCAGACAAAAATCCCTGATCTTATTTGTCATCCCCACATGTGTGACAGTAGCTGTCCTTCTATCTGTACTAATAatctttcaaaagagaaaatcattCAAGAATGGGCAACCCAAAAAAG acaggaaaagaaaattgaacCCTAACCTGGAAAATGAGAAGA GAGATGATTTTAACTCTCAAACTGAGGCTTTATACTTGTCAACTGTCACAACTTCAAGAGACAGTGAGAGTGTGGCTCTGTGA
- the LOC104068702 gene encoding programmed cell death 1 ligand 2 isoform X6 gives MFQILTMLLLETHLSMVSALFTVEVPQQQYVVEYGTNVTMECRFPVNGSLSLELLTVVWQQKRQGQSKSKEVYMLRNGKPFLQSQHHDYIGRTALLHSELKLGRAILQITSVKVTDGGSYLCLIEYQGVDYKYVTLEVKAFYRKINTQVIRKPAEDKFVFMCQSEGFPLAEVFWQNEEKLNLSGSANTTYTVTTDGLYNVTSLLTFKPSMSENYSCVFWNKELNGETSAHISTSDRKRKLNPNLENEKRDDFNSQTEALYLSTVTTSRDSESVAL, from the exons ATGTTCCAGATCCTCACAATGTTGTTGCTAGAAACGCACCTCTCCATGGTTTCAG CTTTATTTACAGTTGAAGTTCCTCAACAGCAATATGTTGTGGAGTATGGGACCAATGTGACCATGGAATGCAGATTCCCTGTGAACGGTTCATTAAGCCTAGAGCTCCTGACTGTTGTTTGGCAGCAAAAAAGGCAGGGGCAGTCCAAATCAAAGGAGGTTTACATGCTCCGAAATGGGAAGCCATTCCTTCAATCTCAACATCATGATTATATAGGAAGAACAGCACTTCTGCACAGTGAACTGAAATTAGGACGAGCTATCCTTCAGATCACCAGCGTGAAGGTCACAGATGGAGGTTCATACCTATGTCTAATTGAGTACCAAGGTGTGGACTACAAGTACGTGACTTTGGAGGTAAAAG CATtctacaggaaaataaacactCAAGTAATAAGAAAACCAGCTGAAGACAAGTTTGTTTTTATGTGCCAGTCAGAAGGCTTTCCTCTGGCAGAGGTTTTCTGGCAAAATGAGGAGAAACTCAACCTCAGTGGATCTGCAAATACCACCTACACAGTGACCACAGATGGCCTCTATAATGTCACTAGCTTACTGACATTCAAACCAAGTATGAGTGAGAACTACAGCTGTGTGTTCTGGAATAAAGAACTGAATGGAGAAACTTCAGCTCACATTTCCACTTCAG acaggaaaagaaaattgaacCCTAACCTGGAAAATGAGAAGA GAGATGATTTTAACTCTCAAACTGAGGCTTTATACTTGTCAACTGTCACAACTTCAAGAGACAGTGAGAGTGTGGCTCTGTGA
- the LOC104068702 gene encoding programmed cell death 1 ligand 2 isoform X2, which produces MFQILTMLLLETHLSMVSALFTVEVPQQQYVVEYGTNVTMECRFPVNGSLSLELLTVVWQQKRQGQSKSKEVYMLRNGKPFLQSQHHDYIGRTALLHSELKLGRAILQITSVKVTDGGSYLCLIEYQGVDYKYVTLEVKAFYRKINTQVIRKPAEDKFVFMCQSEGFPLAEVFWQNEEKLNLSGSANTTYTVTTDGLYNVTSLLTFKPSMSENYSCVFWNKELNGETSAHISTSASVSTQYSRQKSLILFVIPTCVTVAVLLSVLIIFQKRKSFKNGQPKKDRKRKLNPNLENEKSTTRHGCLENWALCHKDTLCKEELQSI; this is translated from the exons ATGTTCCAGATCCTCACAATGTTGTTGCTAGAAACGCACCTCTCCATGGTTTCAG CTTTATTTACAGTTGAAGTTCCTCAACAGCAATATGTTGTGGAGTATGGGACCAATGTGACCATGGAATGCAGATTCCCTGTGAACGGTTCATTAAGCCTAGAGCTCCTGACTGTTGTTTGGCAGCAAAAAAGGCAGGGGCAGTCCAAATCAAAGGAGGTTTACATGCTCCGAAATGGGAAGCCATTCCTTCAATCTCAACATCATGATTATATAGGAAGAACAGCACTTCTGCACAGTGAACTGAAATTAGGACGAGCTATCCTTCAGATCACCAGCGTGAAGGTCACAGATGGAGGTTCATACCTATGTCTAATTGAGTACCAAGGTGTGGACTACAAGTACGTGACTTTGGAGGTAAAAG CATtctacaggaaaataaacactCAAGTAATAAGAAAACCAGCTGAAGACAAGTTTGTTTTTATGTGCCAGTCAGAAGGCTTTCCTCTGGCAGAGGTTTTCTGGCAAAATGAGGAGAAACTCAACCTCAGTGGATCTGCAAATACCACCTACACAGTGACCACAGATGGCCTCTATAATGTCACTAGCTTACTGACATTCAAACCAAGTATGAGTGAGAACTACAGCTGTGTGTTCTGGAATAAAGAACTGAATGGAGAAACTTCAGCTCACATTTCCACTTCAG CTTCAGTGAGTACACAGTATAGCAGACAAAAATCCCTGATCTTATTTGTCATCCCCACATGTGTGACAGTAGCTGTCCTTCTATCTGTACTAATAatctttcaaaagagaaaatcattCAAGAATGGGCAACCCAAAAAAG acaggaaaagaaaattgaacCCTAACCTGGAAAATGAGAAGA GCACAACACGGCATGGCTGTTTGGAGAACTGGGCTTTGTGCCACAAAGATACACTCTGCAAAGAGGAGCTACAAAGCATTTGA
- the LOC104068702 gene encoding programmed cell death 1 ligand 2 isoform X4, protein MFQILTMLLLETHLSMVSALFTVEVPQQQYVVEYGTNVTMECRFPVNGSLSLELLTVVWQQKRQGQSKSKEVYMLRNGKPFLQSQHHDYIGRTALLHSELKLGRAILQITSVKVTDGGSYLCLIEYQGVDYKYVTLEVKAFYRKINTQVIRKPAEDKFVFMCQSEGFPLAEVFWQNEEKLNLSGSANTTYTVTTDGLYNVTSLLTFKPSMSENYSCVFWNKELNGETSAHISTSASVSTQYSRQKSLILFVIPTCVTVAVLLSVLIIFQKRKSFKNGQPKKDRKRKLNPNLENEKSEQLQFGT, encoded by the exons ATGTTCCAGATCCTCACAATGTTGTTGCTAGAAACGCACCTCTCCATGGTTTCAG CTTTATTTACAGTTGAAGTTCCTCAACAGCAATATGTTGTGGAGTATGGGACCAATGTGACCATGGAATGCAGATTCCCTGTGAACGGTTCATTAAGCCTAGAGCTCCTGACTGTTGTTTGGCAGCAAAAAAGGCAGGGGCAGTCCAAATCAAAGGAGGTTTACATGCTCCGAAATGGGAAGCCATTCCTTCAATCTCAACATCATGATTATATAGGAAGAACAGCACTTCTGCACAGTGAACTGAAATTAGGACGAGCTATCCTTCAGATCACCAGCGTGAAGGTCACAGATGGAGGTTCATACCTATGTCTAATTGAGTACCAAGGTGTGGACTACAAGTACGTGACTTTGGAGGTAAAAG CATtctacaggaaaataaacactCAAGTAATAAGAAAACCAGCTGAAGACAAGTTTGTTTTTATGTGCCAGTCAGAAGGCTTTCCTCTGGCAGAGGTTTTCTGGCAAAATGAGGAGAAACTCAACCTCAGTGGATCTGCAAATACCACCTACACAGTGACCACAGATGGCCTCTATAATGTCACTAGCTTACTGACATTCAAACCAAGTATGAGTGAGAACTACAGCTGTGTGTTCTGGAATAAAGAACTGAATGGAGAAACTTCAGCTCACATTTCCACTTCAG CTTCAGTGAGTACACAGTATAGCAGACAAAAATCCCTGATCTTATTTGTCATCCCCACATGTGTGACAGTAGCTGTCCTTCTATCTGTACTAATAatctttcaaaagagaaaatcattCAAGAATGGGCAACCCAAAAAAG acaggaaaagaaaattgaacCCTAACCTGGAAAATGAGAAGA GTGAACAGCTACAGTTTGGAACATGA